In one Streptomyces sp. T12 genomic region, the following are encoded:
- a CDS encoding LacI family DNA-binding transcriptional regulator yields MNIGEIARRAGVSRSTVSYALSGKRPVSDETREKIQRVIDDLGYRPNASARALANGRTSTIGLVFPPAGDHYTGMQLEFIGSVVEAAAAYDYDVLLSPSGVDSDRSFQRLLGERRVDGAILMEIRLQDDRVDHLLAEGFPAVCIGRTSRPESGWWVGLDHTALAAACVHHLADLGHDRVAFVNRPERLLRAGYESAHRGLDGFTKAAAERGLTVRTYNCEDDAPSGQACLERILYDDPDTTALVTLNEAALGGLYRGLAHAGRHVPRDFSVTGVVATRWAETVTPQLTAADVPASQMGRLAVELLVERLDHPDAPPRHQLLAPPISLRASTGPAVPRPPGDTRGIPDVDSTA; encoded by the coding sequence GTGAACATCGGTGAGATTGCCAGGCGGGCCGGTGTCTCGCGGAGCACCGTGTCGTATGCGTTGAGCGGCAAGCGTCCGGTGTCGGACGAGACCCGCGAGAAGATTCAGCGGGTCATCGACGATTTGGGCTACCGGCCCAACGCGAGCGCACGTGCTCTGGCCAACGGCCGTACCAGCACCATCGGTCTGGTCTTCCCGCCTGCCGGGGACCACTACACCGGAATGCAGCTCGAATTCATCGGCAGCGTGGTGGAGGCCGCGGCCGCTTATGACTACGACGTGCTGCTGTCCCCGAGCGGTGTGGACAGCGACCGCTCGTTCCAGCGGCTGCTGGGGGAGCGGCGGGTCGACGGCGCGATCCTGATGGAGATCAGACTCCAGGACGACCGGGTCGACCACCTCCTCGCCGAGGGCTTTCCCGCGGTCTGCATCGGCCGCACCTCGCGGCCGGAGAGCGGCTGGTGGGTGGGCCTGGACCACACGGCGCTGGCGGCGGCCTGTGTCCACCACCTCGCGGACCTGGGCCACGACAGGGTCGCCTTCGTCAACCGGCCCGAGCGGCTGCTGCGCGCCGGGTACGAGTCCGCGCACCGGGGGCTGGACGGCTTCACCAAGGCCGCCGCGGAGCGTGGGCTCACCGTCCGCACGTACAACTGTGAGGACGACGCACCCTCCGGTCAGGCCTGCCTGGAGCGGATCCTGTACGACGATCCCGACACCACGGCCCTCGTCACACTGAACGAGGCCGCGCTCGGAGGGCTCTACCGGGGCCTGGCCCACGCGGGCCGCCATGTGCCGCGCGACTTCTCCGTCACCGGTGTCGTCGCCACCCGGTGGGCCGAGACGGTGACCCCGCAGCTCACGGCGGCCGACGTGCCCGCATCGCAGATGGGACGCCTGGCCGTCGAACTGCTCGTCGAGCGTCTCGACCACCCTGACGCGCCCCCTCGCCACCAACTGCTCGCCCCGCCGATCTCGCTCCGCGCCAGCACCGGGCCCGCCGTCCCCCGCCCTCCGGGGGACACGCGCGGGATCCCCGACGTCGACTCGACCGCCTGA
- a CDS encoding RICIN domain-containing protein, whose protein sequence is MNNPTNGGRRGRHRRRWTATGLLLGVPAVLVPYLLIVQEDSQAATVDGDAYYRLVSVRSGKVLDVNAFSTADGTCIQQWTDQNTANQQWKLKSTGDGYYELVNRNSGKVLGIAGNSSAQGAAAEQQTDSSATSQEWKINDVSGSDAVTFTSRRSGQVLDVSGGSTAQGAAVIQYPGKGSTNQQWKLVKTAETKAAGAGGAQTTAAAGPYAWKNAQVVGGGYVTGLVFNPREKGLLYARTDMGGAYRWDVAAEQWIPLTDWLGEKDWNLLGIDSLATDPVDPRRLYLATGTYTNSWAGNGAILRSTDRGRTFKRTELPFKLGGNEDGRGAGERLAIDPADNATLLLGTRKNGLWRSTDHGVTWSQVSSFPVRDGASSGAGISFVTYGPAGSKTVYAGVADKSTSLYRSTDGGGTWQAVSGQPTGQLPQHGVLSGDGSLYLTYTDNLGPNGVTAGSVWKHTPAGGAWKNVSPSSGSYGFSGLAVDPRKPSTVMVTTLGRWWPEDEIYRSTDGGTTWKALAEKSVRNASAAPYVGTGTGHWMTALAIDPFNSGHVLYGTGNGIWRSKDATATDSGGTSHWSMGARGLEETALMDAIAPPGGATVITAMGDQGGFRHDSLTKVPAGRLKNPMMTNSTDIDFAQSNPSVMVRVGRGGTRDGAYSTDGGTSWNGFRTEPVADAESGHVALAADGSAIVWTQAGGAPYRSTDRGASWSRVGGLGTDAVVVADRSSARIFYSLAGGTLHASTDGGATFTARATNLPDGQLTAVPGIAGDLWIAGSAKGLLHSTDGGRTFTTLGSVQSASALGFGKAAPRASYQALYLIGTVKDVTGVFRSTDKGATWLRVNDDAHQWGSIGGVGVITGDPDTYGRVYVGTNGRGLQYGDPS, encoded by the coding sequence ATGAACAACCCCACGAACGGCGGGCGCCGCGGGCGTCATCGCCGTCGTTGGACCGCGACCGGTCTGCTGCTCGGTGTGCCCGCCGTCCTCGTGCCGTATCTCCTGATCGTGCAGGAGGACTCGCAGGCCGCGACGGTCGACGGCGATGCCTACTACCGGCTGGTTTCCGTGCGCAGTGGCAAGGTGCTGGACGTCAACGCCTTCTCCACCGCCGACGGCACCTGCATCCAGCAGTGGACCGACCAGAACACCGCCAACCAGCAGTGGAAGCTGAAGTCCACCGGGGACGGCTACTACGAGCTGGTGAACCGCAACAGCGGCAAAGTGCTGGGCATAGCAGGCAATTCCAGCGCTCAGGGGGCCGCCGCCGAGCAGCAGACCGACAGTTCCGCCACCTCGCAGGAGTGGAAGATCAACGATGTGAGTGGTTCCGACGCCGTCACCTTCACCTCGCGCAGGAGCGGCCAGGTCCTGGACGTCTCCGGGGGCTCCACGGCCCAGGGCGCGGCAGTCATCCAGTATCCCGGCAAGGGCAGCACCAACCAGCAGTGGAAGCTGGTGAAAACGGCCGAGACGAAGGCGGCCGGGGCCGGCGGGGCGCAGACCACGGCCGCGGCCGGACCGTATGCGTGGAAGAACGCTCAGGTGGTGGGCGGTGGTTACGTCACCGGGCTGGTGTTCAACCCCCGGGAGAAGGGTCTGCTGTACGCGCGCACCGACATGGGCGGCGCCTACCGCTGGGACGTCGCGGCCGAGCAGTGGATCCCGCTGACCGACTGGCTCGGCGAGAAGGACTGGAACCTGCTGGGCATCGACTCCCTGGCCACCGACCCCGTCGACCCCCGCCGGCTCTACCTCGCGACGGGCACCTACACCAACAGCTGGGCGGGCAACGGCGCGATACTGCGCTCCACGGACCGGGGACGCACCTTCAAGCGCACCGAGCTGCCCTTCAAGCTGGGCGGCAACGAGGACGGCCGCGGGGCGGGCGAACGGCTGGCGATCGACCCCGCGGACAACGCCACCCTGCTGCTGGGCACCCGCAAGAACGGCCTGTGGCGCAGCACCGACCACGGCGTGACATGGAGTCAGGTCTCCTCCTTCCCCGTCCGGGACGGGGCGAGCAGCGGCGCGGGCATCTCCTTCGTGACGTACGGCCCGGCCGGCAGCAAGACGGTCTATGCCGGCGTCGCCGACAAGTCCACCTCCCTGTACCGCTCCACCGACGGCGGCGGCACCTGGCAGGCCGTCTCCGGGCAGCCCACCGGCCAGCTGCCGCAGCACGGCGTGCTCTCCGGTGACGGCTCGCTGTACCTGACGTACACCGACAACCTCGGCCCCAACGGCGTGACCGCGGGCTCGGTGTGGAAGCACACGCCGGCCGGCGGGGCGTGGAAGAACGTCTCCCCGTCCAGTGGCAGCTACGGTTTCTCCGGTCTGGCCGTCGACCCGCGCAAGCCCTCCACGGTGATGGTCACCACCCTCGGCCGCTGGTGGCCCGAGGACGAGATCTACCGCAGCACCGACGGCGGCACGACATGGAAAGCACTGGCCGAGAAATCCGTGCGCAATGCCTCCGCCGCTCCTTACGTCGGTACCGGCACCGGGCACTGGATGACCGCCCTGGCCATCGACCCCTTCAACTCCGGGCACGTGCTGTACGGCACCGGCAACGGCATCTGGCGAAGCAAGGACGCCACCGCCACCGACAGCGGCGGCACCAGCCACTGGAGCATGGGGGCCCGAGGGCTGGAGGAGACCGCACTGATGGACGCGATCGCCCCGCCCGGCGGCGCCACCGTCATCACCGCCATGGGCGACCAAGGCGGTTTCCGCCACGACTCCCTGACCAAGGTGCCCGCCGGGCGACTGAAGAACCCGATGATGACCAACAGCACCGACATCGACTTCGCCCAGTCCAACCCGTCGGTGATGGTCCGCGTCGGCCGTGGCGGCACGCGGGACGGCGCCTACTCCACCGACGGCGGCACCAGCTGGAACGGCTTCAGGACAGAGCCGGTGGCCGACGCCGAAAGCGGCCATGTCGCGCTCGCGGCCGACGGCTCCGCCATCGTGTGGACCCAGGCCGGTGGGGCCCCGTACCGCTCGACCGACAGGGGGGCGAGCTGGTCGAGGGTCGGCGGCCTGGGCACCGACGCCGTGGTCGTCGCCGACCGTTCCTCGGCCAGGATCTTCTACTCCCTGGCCGGCGGCACGCTCCACGCCAGCACCGACGGCGGCGCGACCTTCACCGCCCGCGCCACCAACCTGCCCGACGGGCAGCTCACGGCCGTCCCCGGCATCGCCGGGGACCTGTGGATCGCCGGCAGCGCCAAGGGGCTGCTGCACTCCACCGACGGCGGCCGCACCTTCACCACACTCGGTTCGGTGCAGTCCGCCTCCGCCCTCGGCTTCGGCAAGGCCGCGCCGCGCGCCTCCTACCAGGCCCTGTACCTGATCGGCACCGTCAAGGACGTCACCGGAGTCTTCCGCTCCACCGACAAGGGCGCCACCTGGCTCCGCGTCAACGACGACGCCCACCAGTGGGGCAGCATCGGCGGCGTCGGCGTCATCACCGGCGACCCCGACACCTACGGTCGCGTCTACGTCGGCACCAACGGACGCGGCCTCCAGTACGGCGACCCGTCCTGA